The proteins below come from a single Chryseobacterium capnotolerans genomic window:
- the uvrC gene encoding excinuclease ABC subunit UvrC, with amino-acid sequence MNPSLELQLKTLPSEPGVYRYYDKNEQLLYVGKAKNLKKRVLSYFNKNLSGYRIKIMVGKIQRLETTIVNSEYDALLLENNLIKEHQPFYNVMLKDDKTYPWICIKNEDFPRIFLTRNVIKDGSEYYGPYAKVRPAKILLDTIKHIYKLRTCNLNLSPAKIADGKYKVCLEYHIKNCEGPCEDLESKEDYDEKIEAIRGIIKGDFRKAKEYLVNQMMKHASNLQFEEAQIIKERLDILEDYQAKNTVVNPNIDDVDVFGMTSDETAAYVNFFKIRNGNIIQSFTTEIKKILEETDEDIMEEALIEIRQKFGSDSKEVLLPFHLSVEIPNVKLIVPKVGDKKRIVELSEKNAKEYRLEKLKQVQIVDPERHTNRIMAEMQKLLRMPVEPRHIEGFDNSNIQGTNPVSACVVFKDGKPSKADYRIFHPKTVEGPNDFATMEEVIYRRYKRMLDEGENLPQLILIDGGKGQLSSAVKSLRLLGLYGKITIVGIAKRLEEIFFPEDPIPLYLDKKSETLKILQRVRDEAHRFGVKHHRTRRKNSTIKSELEEIPGVGEKTIELLLSKLKSVKRIKEANQETLEEILGKSKAKVIWEFFNTNG; translated from the coding sequence ATGAATCCTTCTTTAGAATTACAACTCAAAACTTTACCTTCCGAACCTGGTGTTTATCGTTATTATGATAAGAACGAACAACTTCTGTATGTTGGAAAAGCTAAGAATTTAAAGAAAAGGGTTCTCTCCTATTTCAATAAAAATCTTTCAGGATACAGGATCAAAATTATGGTCGGCAAGATCCAACGCCTAGAAACTACGATTGTAAATAGTGAGTATGACGCTCTTTTGCTGGAAAACAATCTGATTAAGGAGCATCAGCCATTTTACAATGTCATGCTGAAGGATGACAAAACCTATCCTTGGATCTGTATTAAAAATGAAGATTTTCCAAGAATTTTCTTAACCAGAAATGTCATTAAAGATGGTTCGGAATATTATGGTCCGTATGCAAAAGTAAGACCTGCCAAGATATTACTGGATACGATCAAACATATTTATAAACTCAGGACCTGCAATCTGAATCTTTCACCGGCCAAAATTGCAGATGGAAAGTATAAAGTCTGTCTGGAATATCATATTAAAAATTGTGAAGGGCCTTGTGAAGATCTTGAAAGCAAAGAAGATTATGATGAAAAGATAGAGGCCATCCGTGGAATTATTAAAGGAGATTTCCGTAAGGCAAAGGAGTATCTGGTGAATCAAATGATGAAACACGCCTCCAACCTTCAGTTTGAAGAAGCACAGATTATTAAGGAAAGACTAGATATTTTGGAAGATTATCAGGCTAAAAACACCGTAGTCAATCCAAATATTGATGATGTGGATGTCTTTGGTATGACCAGTGATGAGACAGCTGCCTATGTCAACTTCTTTAAAATAAGAAACGGGAATATCATACAGAGCTTCACCACCGAAATCAAAAAAATCCTGGAAGAGACCGATGAGGATATTATGGAAGAGGCTTTAATTGAGATCCGGCAGAAATTTGGTTCGGATTCAAAAGAAGTATTGCTTCCTTTCCATTTATCTGTAGAAATTCCAAATGTAAAACTTATTGTTCCTAAAGTTGGTGATAAAAAGAGAATCGTAGAGCTTTCCGAAAAGAATGCAAAGGAATATCGTTTGGAAAAATTAAAACAGGTTCAGATTGTTGACCCGGAAAGACATACTAACAGGATTATGGCAGAAATGCAGAAACTTCTTAGAATGCCTGTTGAGCCACGACATATTGAAGGATTTGACAACTCGAATATCCAGGGAACCAACCCGGTTTCGGCCTGTGTAGTTTTTAAAGACGGAAAACCCAGCAAAGCAGATTACAGGATTTTCCATCCTAAAACTGTAGAAGGGCCTAACGACTTCGCCACAATGGAGGAAGTTATCTACCGCCGATATAAAAGAATGCTGGACGAAGGTGAAAATCTGCCACAACTCATCCTTATTGATGGTGGAAAAGGACAATTATCTTCTGCTGTCAAAAGTCTTAGACTACTAGGATTATATGGGAAAATTACCATCGTAGGAATTGCAAAAAGACTTGAAGAGATTTTCTTCCCGGAAGATCCTATTCCATTATATCTTGATAAAAAGTCTGAAACTTTAAAAATCCTGCAAAGAGTAAGAGATGAAGCTCACCGATTCGGGGTAAAACATCACAGAACGAGAAGAAAAAATTCTACCATCAAATCAGAATTGGAAGAAATTCCTGGCGTGGGAGAAAAAACGATCGAACTGCTTCTTTCCAAACTTAAGTCTGTAAAAAGAATCAAAGAAGCCAACCAAGAAACCTTGGAAGAGATCTTAGGTAAAAGTAAAGCGAAAGTGATTTGGGAGTTTTTCAATACCAATGGGTAA
- the hutH gene encoding histidine ammonia-lyase translates to MIYGVDVFTFHDVLEICKKPNKAKLNKAAKDQILKSQKNVQQIVESDRCVYGINTGFGPLCDTKISADETAQLQYNLIISHAVGVGKPIEKELSKIMMIAKVHALSKGFSGVSLDVIERMILMLEKDIIPVVPEQGSVGASGDLAPLAHLVLPLLGLGQVWEGDKVSDTMEVLEKYNLDPLVLGPKEGLGLINGTQFILAHAIKGLEKFEYLLDLADLTAAMSIEAYRGSASPFKKELHDIRPFEGSKKVAARMLKFLKGSENMKAHEDCERVQDPYSMRCVPQVHGASRNAFEHLKSMAETELNSVTDNPIVLSAEESISGGNFHGQLMALPLDYATLAAAELGNISDRRSYLLLEGKYGLPRLLTESSGLNSGFMIPQYTSAALVTENKTLCFPASADSIPTSLGQEDHVSMGSISGRKFNQVLGNLVNILSVELMFAAQGLEFRRPSKCSKIIEENFTILRSKVAKLEDDRLIGQDMLAIAELIKERKFVVN, encoded by the coding sequence ATGATATACGGAGTAGATGTTTTTACTTTCCATGATGTTCTGGAAATATGTAAAAAACCTAATAAAGCCAAGCTGAATAAAGCAGCAAAAGACCAAATTTTAAAATCTCAGAAAAACGTACAGCAAATTGTAGAATCCGACAGATGTGTATATGGAATCAACACTGGGTTCGGGCCACTGTGCGATACTAAAATATCAGCTGATGAAACCGCACAGTTACAGTATAACCTGATTATTTCTCATGCAGTAGGAGTAGGGAAACCTATTGAAAAAGAACTTTCCAAAATCATGATGATTGCTAAAGTTCATGCGTTGTCAAAAGGATTTTCCGGAGTTTCTCTTGATGTTATCGAGAGAATGATCCTTATGCTTGAAAAGGATATCATTCCTGTGGTTCCTGAGCAGGGATCTGTAGGGGCGTCAGGAGATTTGGCTCCTTTGGCACATCTGGTATTACCTCTACTAGGTCTTGGACAGGTTTGGGAAGGAGATAAAGTGTCTGATACCATGGAAGTATTGGAAAAGTATAATCTTGATCCATTGGTTCTTGGGCCAAAAGAAGGATTAGGATTAATTAACGGCACCCAGTTTATCCTGGCACATGCAATCAAAGGGCTGGAGAAATTTGAATATCTTTTAGATCTTGCTGATCTAACGGCTGCCATGAGTATTGAGGCGTATAGAGGTTCAGCAAGCCCGTTCAAAAAAGAACTTCATGACATCAGACCATTTGAAGGGAGTAAAAAAGTAGCCGCAAGAATGCTTAAGTTCCTGAAAGGTTCAGAAAATATGAAAGCTCATGAAGACTGTGAGAGAGTGCAGGACCCTTATTCCATGAGATGTGTACCTCAGGTTCACGGAGCGAGTAGAAATGCTTTTGAGCACCTTAAGAGTATGGCAGAAACAGAATTAAACTCTGTAACCGATAATCCAATTGTATTAAGTGCTGAAGAATCTATCTCAGGAGGAAATTTCCACGGACAGCTGATGGCTTTACCATTAGATTATGCAACCCTTGCTGCTGCTGAATTAGGGAATATTTCAGACAGAAGAAGCTACTTACTATTGGAGGGCAAATATGGACTTCCAAGATTATTAACAGAAAGCTCAGGATTGAATTCAGGATTTATGATCCCTCAATATACTTCTGCAGCATTAGTTACAGAAAATAAAACGTTATGTTTCCCTGCATCCGCAGACTCTATTCCTACAAGTTTAGGACAGGAAGACCACGTTTCTATGGGAAGTATTTCTGGAAGAAAATTCAATCAGGTTCTAGGAAATCTGGTTAATATCTTATCTGTTGAGCTAATGTTTGCCGCTCAGGGATTAGAATTCAGAAGACCATCAAAATGCTCTAAGATCATTGAAGAAAACTTCACGATTCTTCGTTCGAAGGTTGCTAAACTTGAAGACGATCGACTGATCGGTCAGGATATGCTGGCAATTGCAGAGCTCATTAAAGAAAGAAAGTTTGTTGTAAACTAA
- a CDS encoding GNAT family N-acetyltransferase encodes MTIHRTDSSSLDFQTLVKHLDSTLAEHNGAEDAFFAQFNTIDKIKNCIVVYIDEVPAACGAFKELFEDTVEIKRMFTNPEFRKRGLGSSVVKELETWAKDLGYKKAVLETSKDLTNAISVYEKSGFQRIPNYGQYIGIDNSVCFEKELK; translated from the coding sequence ATGACCATACATAGAACCGATTCCAGCTCTTTAGATTTTCAAACCTTGGTAAAGCATCTCGACTCTACGCTTGCAGAGCATAACGGAGCTGAGGATGCCTTTTTTGCCCAATTTAATACCATTGATAAGATTAAAAATTGTATTGTGGTTTATATTGATGAAGTTCCGGCAGCATGTGGTGCTTTCAAAGAACTTTTTGAAGATACGGTGGAGATTAAAAGGATGTTTACTAATCCTGAGTTCAGGAAAAGAGGATTAGGCTCTTCCGTTGTAAAGGAATTAGAAACATGGGCTAAAGATTTAGGATATAAAAAAGCAGTGCTTGAAACTTCAAAGGATCTAACAAATGCTATTTCCGTATATGAAAAAAGCGGTTTCCAAAGAATACCTAATTATGGACAATACATTGGTATTGACAACAGTGTTTGTTTTGAAAAAGAATTGAAATAG
- a CDS encoding PorV/PorQ family protein: MMKKYFLLAFSLFYGLSQSQIIRKYSNEFLNIGAGARGLAMGGAVISNQDDVYSPMWNPAGLMGVEKDWQGAVMHAEYFESIAKYDYLAYARVMEEGVFGVSVVRLGVDNILNTTQMIDSEGNIDYDKITKFSQSDYAAILSYAFRPGGNPNLDVGVNAKIVYRNVGKFANGYGFGFDVGAIYKGENGWKFGGMVRDITTTVNFWSINQKELSTVVNGEEFNPAPKDKMELTMPKLNVGASKLFEINSSVYVLPEAGINVDFAKTASLISTDFASISPYAGAELGYQKMIFVRLGINRFQSITDIEDLKRKVSFQPSAGIGIRYRGLTLDYAITNSGIGGSNFYSNFFSLKLDMGAFRND, translated from the coding sequence ATGATGAAAAAATATTTTTTACTTGCATTTTCACTGTTCTATGGGCTGTCTCAATCTCAGATTATCAGGAAATATTCCAATGAATTCTTAAATATCGGAGCAGGAGCCCGAGGACTGGCAATGGGAGGTGCGGTAATATCCAATCAGGATGACGTGTATTCTCCTATGTGGAACCCGGCAGGTTTAATGGGGGTTGAAAAAGACTGGCAGGGAGCTGTAATGCATGCCGAATATTTTGAATCAATTGCAAAATATGATTATCTGGCCTATGCCAGGGTAATGGAAGAAGGTGTTTTTGGAGTTTCAGTAGTAAGACTTGGGGTAGATAATATTTTGAATACTACCCAGATGATTGACTCAGAAGGGAATATTGATTATGATAAAATCACAAAATTCTCTCAATCTGATTATGCTGCTATACTTTCATACGCATTCCGCCCTGGAGGAAACCCAAACCTTGATGTTGGGGTGAATGCAAAAATTGTCTATAGAAATGTAGGTAAATTTGCGAATGGTTATGGTTTCGGTTTTGATGTGGGTGCTATTTATAAAGGTGAAAACGGATGGAAATTCGGGGGAATGGTAAGAGATATTACCACTACTGTTAACTTTTGGAGCATTAACCAGAAAGAATTATCCACAGTAGTGAACGGTGAAGAATTCAACCCGGCGCCAAAGGATAAAATGGAACTTACCATGCCTAAACTTAATGTAGGAGCAAGTAAACTATTTGAAATCAACAGCAGTGTTTATGTATTGCCGGAAGCGGGAATCAATGTTGATTTTGCGAAAACGGCTTCTTTAATTTCAACTGATTTTGCAAGTATCAGTCCTTATGCGGGAGCTGAGTTAGGTTATCAGAAAATGATTTTTGTGAGATTAGGGATCAATAGGTTCCAGTCTATTACAGATATAGAAGATTTAAAAAGAAAAGTTTCATTCCAGCCAAGTGCGGGGATTGGGATAAGATATCGAGGACTTACCCTGGATTATGCGATTACAAATTCAGGAATTGGCGGTTCTAATTTCTATTCTAATTTCTTCTCTCTTAAACTGGATATGGGGGCATTCAGAAATGATTAA
- the ygiD gene encoding 4,5-DOPA dioxygenase extradiol, whose product MNLNDLQNISENFNSTQRMPVLFLGHGSPMNAIEENQFVQGFRKIASEIPRPNAILCISAHWYTPGTLVTAMEMPKTIHDFYGFPKELFEVQYPAPGSPELARETAELLLPVEVEEDHNWGLDHGAWSVIRHLYPDADIPVIQLSIDYTKPPQYHYDLAKRLNKLREKGILIIGSGNIVHNLRMIDWKNINTVGAGWDWAIEAREKTNNWLLDGNFQNIIDYHKQGTSLQYAVPTPDHYLPLIYTLGLKDQAEELKLFNDELIGGSLSMTSVRIG is encoded by the coding sequence ATGAACCTCAACGATCTTCAAAATATAAGTGAAAATTTCAATAGCACACAGCGAATGCCGGTTTTATTCCTTGGGCATGGTTCGCCGATGAATGCTATTGAAGAAAATCAATTTGTACAGGGATTCCGAAAAATAGCAAGTGAAATTCCACGGCCTAATGCAATTCTATGTATTTCTGCGCATTGGTATACGCCGGGAACTTTGGTTACTGCTATGGAAATGCCCAAAACAATCCACGATTTTTATGGATTTCCTAAAGAACTGTTTGAAGTACAATATCCCGCTCCTGGCAGTCCCGAACTTGCCAGGGAAACTGCTGAGCTTTTACTTCCGGTAGAAGTAGAGGAAGATCATAACTGGGGATTGGACCATGGTGCGTGGTCTGTCATCAGGCATTTGTATCCTGATGCAGATATTCCCGTTATTCAATTAAGCATTGATTATACGAAACCTCCACAATATCATTATGACCTTGCCAAAAGACTGAATAAACTTCGTGAGAAAGGAATCCTGATTATAGGAAGCGGAAACATTGTTCATAACCTACGTATGATCGACTGGAAAAATATCAATACAGTAGGTGCTGGCTGGGATTGGGCGATAGAAGCCAGAGAAAAAACCAATAATTGGCTCTTGGATGGCAATTTTCAGAATATTATTGATTATCACAAACAGGGAACATCTTTACAATATGCAGTTCCTACTCCAGACCATTATCTCCCGTTGATTTACACGCTAGGTTTGAAAGATCAGGCTGAGGAACTGAAATTATTTAATGATGAACTTATTGGCGGCTCATTAAGCATGACCAGTGTAAGAATTGGATAA
- a CDS encoding carboxypeptidase-like regulatory domain-containing protein produces MKTILLFFLFVYSVSFAQIIKGTVVDDKEHRLNNVNIYIDGTKTGTVSQEDGTFTLSLSPPTSGNIIFQKEDYETFSTEVSEVINKNLKVVLTKTNTIEEIVLIPYTSEAYTKYIHAFLRNFIGDDLENVRIKNQKTLKFSYDKKKKLLRVKAPKTLLIENKNLGYEIEYNLIDYSTDFNTNITNYTGTSFFKETKNTDRVKINRMNAYDGSSLHFFRSIYNNKVSENGFIINQVVKLPNSNYPTEEELNTLKDFMTQLKLSETINIPEDIKDISRRKNSQQSYILAITKTLIPDSDYVKRTNEQVIFGFKDILQVNYTKIPYEDIKKNQFIKGKYSRNLTTYLYSDEGESFEVSKDGNITTPDQLVTQGEFSRNKIEKMLPLDYQLGD; encoded by the coding sequence ATGAAAACGATATTACTATTTTTTTTATTCGTTTATTCTGTTTCTTTTGCACAGATCATTAAAGGTACTGTAGTAGACGATAAGGAACATCGATTAAACAATGTAAACATCTATATTGACGGAACAAAAACAGGAACTGTCTCCCAAGAAGATGGAACTTTTACGCTTTCTCTTTCTCCACCAACCAGCGGCAATATTATTTTTCAGAAAGAGGATTATGAAACATTCAGCACTGAAGTTTCTGAAGTTATCAACAAAAATCTGAAAGTTGTCTTAACTAAAACGAATACTATTGAAGAAATAGTACTCATTCCTTATACTTCTGAAGCTTACACGAAATATATCCATGCTTTTCTCCGTAATTTTATTGGAGATGATCTCGAAAATGTGAGAATCAAGAATCAAAAGACACTTAAATTTTCTTATGACAAGAAGAAGAAACTGCTTAGGGTAAAAGCGCCTAAAACGTTACTCATTGAAAATAAAAATCTGGGATATGAAATTGAATACAATCTGATCGATTATTCAACAGACTTTAATACCAATATTACCAATTATACAGGAACCAGTTTCTTTAAAGAAACTAAAAATACAGATCGGGTAAAAATTAACAGGATGAATGCTTATGACGGAAGTTCGCTTCATTTTTTCAGGAGTATTTATAACAATAAGGTTTCTGAAAACGGATTTATTATCAATCAGGTTGTAAAACTTCCCAATTCAAACTATCCTACAGAGGAGGAACTGAATACATTAAAGGATTTTATGACCCAATTAAAATTGTCAGAAACTATCAATATTCCCGAAGACATCAAAGATATTTCCCGCAGAAAGAACAGTCAACAATCTTATATACTTGCCATTACAAAAACCTTGATCCCTGATTCTGATTATGTGAAAAGAACAAATGAACAGGTTATCTTTGGTTTTAAAGATATTCTTCAGGTTAATTATACCAAAATACCTTATGAAGATATTAAGAAAAATCAGTTTATTAAAGGAAAATACAGTAGAAATCTCACTACTTATCTCTATTCTGACGAAGGGGAATCTTTTGAAGTTTCAAAAGATGGAAATATTACCACCCCTGATCAGCTTGTTACCCAGGGTGAATTTTCGAGAAATAAAATTGAAAAAATGCTTCCTTTGGATTATCAATTGGGAGATTAA
- a CDS encoding S8 family peptidase: MKKTVFFLALFFALNSCTQEELRNENPNIEMSQKTPLTEKQINERINQAIKTEGIFNWKNESDHFIWSAVFRGNRMVSIGFGSSKDDFDRSKSPDHKNMEEEILNSIAKSEGKGSARFLLNSDKYLNQMDVTIEKEETITALRQMKNIRYVEPADYHYFENEAKYNTAAKSSGSGSSGCGFSTATLSAVDYTSTTPSAKIPWAFAKHNIPDAWNYSTGAGVTIGLIDTGVSPDQSLLGSSFNNGASSGRTITKYGVYNADGSADQCGHGTKMASVMAAPRNNSGLPVGVAYNANLIAYRAAENVVLETSSEQNGVKTAFTDLGNNTNVKIISMSMGHIFSVGKIEDGVKYAYARGKLIFCAGGTSTSFTNFVGVIFPASMSETQAITGVKEGTSNQKCDVCHSGSQIDFTFQMERASGNTVPVLSYYNGQADYVGGSSVATAATAGIAALVWAKNPSWTRDQVLNKMRQSATYYPTVNSSYGYGNINVLKAVQ, encoded by the coding sequence ATGAAAAAAACTGTATTTTTCCTGGCATTATTTTTTGCCTTAAACTCCTGTACTCAGGAAGAACTTCGCAATGAGAACCCGAATATTGAAATGTCTCAAAAAACACCGTTAACGGAAAAACAGATCAATGAAAGGATCAATCAGGCTATAAAAACTGAAGGAATTTTCAATTGGAAAAATGAATCCGATCACTTTATTTGGAGCGCTGTTTTCCGTGGTAACAGAATGGTATCTATTGGATTTGGTTCGTCCAAAGATGATTTTGACAGGAGTAAATCTCCGGATCATAAAAATATGGAGGAAGAGATTTTAAATAGTATTGCAAAATCTGAGGGAAAAGGATCTGCAAGGTTCCTTTTGAATTCTGACAAGTATCTTAATCAAATGGATGTCACTATCGAAAAAGAGGAAACGATAACGGCTCTTCGTCAGATGAAAAACATCAGATATGTAGAACCCGCAGACTATCACTATTTTGAAAACGAAGCTAAGTACAACACTGCTGCAAAATCTTCCGGCAGTGGATCTTCCGGATGCGGCTTTTCGACAGCAACTCTAAGTGCTGTAGATTATACTTCTACAACACCAAGTGCAAAAATTCCATGGGCATTTGCCAAACATAATATTCCTGATGCCTGGAACTACAGTACAGGAGCAGGAGTAACCATCGGTCTTATTGACACGGGAGTTTCTCCGGACCAGTCTTTATTGGGATCCAGCTTTAACAATGGAGCATCATCAGGCAGAACGATTACTAAATACGGAGTATATAATGCTGATGGTTCAGCGGATCAGTGTGGGCACGGAACCAAAATGGCTTCTGTAATGGCTGCTCCCCGAAACAATTCAGGGCTTCCGGTGGGAGTAGCCTATAATGCGAATCTTATCGCTTACCGTGCTGCCGAAAATGTTGTATTGGAAACATCCAGTGAACAAAACGGAGTGAAAACGGCATTTACAGACCTTGGAAACAATACCAATGTAAAGATCATCTCTATGTCTATGGGACATATTTTTTCAGTAGGAAAAATTGAAGATGGAGTAAAATATGCTTACGCCAGAGGAAAACTGATTTTCTGTGCAGGAGGAACATCTACCAGCTTTACCAATTTTGTTGGGGTTATTTTCCCTGCTTCAATGTCGGAAACTCAGGCAATAACAGGAGTGAAAGAAGGAACTTCTAACCAAAAATGTGATGTTTGCCATTCCGGAAGCCAGATCGATTTTACCTTCCAGATGGAAAGAGCATCAGGAAATACAGTTCCGGTTCTGAGTTATTACAACGGACAGGCTGATTATGTAGGCGGATCTTCTGTAGCAACAGCCGCTACTGCAGGAATTGCAGCTTTGGTTTGGGCTAAGAATCCATCATGGACAAGAGATCAGGTACTTAATAAAATGAGACAGTCGGCAACCTATTACCCAACTGTTAATTCAAGCTATGGCTATGGGAACATCAATGTTTTAAAAGCTGTACAATAA
- a CDS encoding GNAT family N-acetyltransferase — MKLHPDIQISTQHLILLPVDDSYIDDILEHFTQEVTRYMPFNPQGDKKEIENFVQTSKENLLRNTDLVMVVLDSNKDFIGCCGIHHITEESIELGLWLKKSSQGKGLGTEIITALIRFLENNFIFQYILYPVDEENIASKKIPEKLGFIPAKKYKKSKDSINDLNMVEYRKYY, encoded by the coding sequence ATGAAATTACATCCAGATATTCAAATCAGTACACAACATCTAATCCTACTGCCTGTTGATGACTCATATATAGATGATATTTTAGAACATTTTACACAAGAAGTCACCAGATATATGCCTTTTAATCCACAAGGTGACAAAAAAGAGATTGAAAACTTTGTACAAACATCAAAAGAGAATTTATTACGAAATACAGATTTGGTCATGGTGGTTCTGGATTCAAATAAGGATTTTATTGGATGTTGTGGTATTCATCATATAACAGAAGAATCCATTGAGCTTGGCTTATGGTTAAAAAAGAGCTCTCAGGGAAAAGGATTAGGAACTGAAATTATAACAGCTCTTATCAGATTTCTGGAAAACAATTTCATATTTCAATACATTCTATATCCTGTAGACGAAGAAAATATAGCCAGCAAAAAAATTCCTGAAAAATTAGGATTCATTCCAGCAAAAAAATACAAAAAAAGTAAAGATAGCATCAATGACCTGAATATGGTAGAGTATAGAAAATACTATTAA
- a CDS encoding acyl-CoA carboxylase subunit beta has protein sequence MDIEFNKREDQNRLKLSEINRLLAEIKKGGGEKRLQKLREEGKMTARERIDYLLDKDSDSIEIGAFAGYEMYEEHGGCPSGGVVVVMGYVSGRQCLVVANDASVKAGAWFPITGKKNLRAQEIAMENRLPIIYLVDSAGVYLPMQDEIFPDKEMFGRIFRNNAKMSASGIIQISAVMGSCVAGGAYLPIMSDEAMIVDKTGSIFLAGSYLVKAAIGESIDNETLGGATTHCSISGVTDYKAKDDKDALDRIKNIMKSIGSTEKAGFDRIESFPPKESADHIFGIMPVSRAEQYDTYEIIKCIVDNSEYEEYKPDYGKSIICATARVDGWSVGIVANQRKLVKSGKGEMQFGGVIYSDSADKATRFIANCNQRKIPLIFLQDVTGFMVGSKSEHGGIIKDGAKMVNAVSNSVVPKFTIITGNSYGAGNYAMCGKAYDPRLIVAWPWADLAVMGGAQAAKVLAQIQESTLKKQGKEITEEEHNAILDTISKKYQKQTESTYAAARLWTDAIINPTDTRKWISMGIEAANHSPITEKFNLGVIQV, from the coding sequence ATGGACATCGAATTCAACAAACGAGAAGATCAGAACAGATTAAAATTATCAGAGATAAATCGCTTGCTTGCCGAGATCAAAAAAGGAGGCGGCGAAAAGAGGCTTCAAAAGCTTCGTGAGGAAGGAAAAATGACAGCAAGAGAAAGGATAGACTATCTCCTTGATAAAGATTCTGATTCCATAGAAATTGGGGCTTTTGCAGGCTATGAAATGTATGAAGAACATGGTGGCTGTCCTAGTGGAGGAGTTGTAGTAGTAATGGGATATGTTTCCGGAAGACAATGTCTTGTTGTAGCTAATGATGCTTCTGTAAAAGCTGGAGCCTGGTTTCCTATCACAGGAAAGAAAAATCTGAGAGCACAGGAAATAGCTATGGAAAACAGACTTCCCATCATTTATCTTGTTGATTCTGCTGGTGTATACTTACCTATGCAGGACGAAATTTTCCCGGATAAAGAAATGTTCGGTAGAATATTCAGAAATAATGCTAAAATGAGTGCTTCAGGAATCATTCAGATTTCTGCTGTTATGGGAAGCTGTGTAGCAGGAGGAGCTTATCTTCCTATCATGAGCGATGAAGCTATGATTGTGGATAAAACAGGCTCTATTTTCCTGGCAGGAAGCTATCTTGTAAAAGCTGCGATTGGAGAAAGTATTGATAACGAAACATTGGGCGGAGCTACTACCCACTGTTCTATTTCAGGAGTTACTGATTATAAGGCTAAAGATGATAAAGATGCTTTAGACAGAATCAAAAACATTATGAAATCGATCGGAAGTACTGAAAAAGCAGGTTTCGACAGAATAGAAAGCTTCCCACCCAAAGAAAGTGCTGATCATATTTTCGGAATTATGCCGGTTTCCAGAGCCGAACAATATGATACCTATGAAATCATCAAATGTATTGTGGATAACTCCGAATATGAAGAATATAAACCAGACTATGGGAAAAGTATCATTTGTGCTACTGCAAGAGTAGATGGATGGTCTGTAGGAATTGTAGCCAATCAGAGAAAATTAGTAAAGAGTGGTAAAGGAGAAATGCAATTTGGAGGAGTAATCTATTCCGACTCTGCTGATAAAGCGACCCGATTTATTGCCAACTGTAATCAAAGAAAAATCCCTTTAATCTTCCTACAGGATGTTACCGGCTTCATGGTAGGTTCTAAATCTGAACATGGCGGAATCATCAAAGATGGTGCTAAAATGGTCAATGCTGTTTCCAATTCTGTAGTTCCTAAATTCACTATTATTACAGGAAATTCTTATGGAGCAGGAAATTATGCGATGTGTGGAAAAGCGTATGATCCTAGATTAATTGTAGCATGGCCTTGGGCAGATCTTGCAGTAATGGGTGGAGCACAGGCGGCAAAAGTATTAGCACAAATCCAGGAATCTACATTGAAAAAACAGGGTAAAGAAATTACTGAAGAAGAACACAACGCAATATTAGATACTATTTCAAAAAAATATCAAAAACAAACTGAATCTACCTACGCTGCTGCCAGATTATGGACAGATGCCATCATCAACCCAACAGACACCAGAAAATGGATTTCTATGGGAATAGAAGCGGCTAATCACTCTCCTATTACAGAGAAATTTAACCTCGGAGTTATCCAGGTCTGA